Sequence from the Fibrobacter sp. genome:
CCCCAGTGTGTTTATATTTATCAGGCGGTGATATCCCCCACCGCAATCCAGAACATGCCACTTCTGGTTATAGGCATCCGCCCAGTCATACTGCAGAAGCTTTGCCCCTTCCTCCCTCGATGCCCCGGATATATCCATCACCTTTCCACTTGCAACAGAAGAAATTCTGAAATGTGAGGCACCGATATTCTGGATACGCCACAGTTGACTCGCCGCTCCGGTATATTTTTGCTGCTGCACTGCCGACCCGTTTGTACCCAATACCATCCCGGAGTGTTTTGCCGTGATCTTATAAACGCCATTTATAAAATTCCTGCTTCCGGCATGCCACTCGCCTGTCTGCACATCTATATCCCACTGATCATTCCACCTGACAGACAGAGATGTGCCGTTCACCTCGATGGGAAGCAGTACCACACGGGACATACTGAAATTGGAAACCGCCCACCTGTCTCCTGTATAAAGAAAAGAGGTAACTGCACTCCCTCTCACAGTAACAGCAAAACCGACCTGGGATTCATAAGTGTGGGTCGTACTGGTAGCGATATTCCCGCCCGCTTTCCAGGGCCCTCCAAGTGATGGTGCGTAAAAATAGTGGTTATCGTTGAAATCCCACCCTGTGCACCAGGACATCAACCAGAAATAATAGCCTCCGGTTTTTATAATCGCATGCCCTTCACACTCCATATCATTTGATGCAGAACCACGATACACCTCTCTTACTATCCCTGTATAGGCTTCATCCAGCTCAAAAAGGCTTACACTCTGATTACCCTCTGTTGTACAGATAAGATATGCCTTGCCATCGTCATCCTGATAGACATTTATATCTCTGCTGTCAATTCCCATCGGACGGAAATGCGATTTGAACTGATAATTGCCTCCAATACTGTTACTTACCGCATAGGCCACCTCTGCAGTCTTGTATGCATTGTGCCCCTCAAAATGCATCCACATGACAAACTGACCGGTTTTGACATTGTGCAGGATTTTAGCACGCTCGATTACAGCTCCGCCATCCAGATCCTGATGAGAGGTACGGTCCAGAATACGATTTACAAAAGTCCAGTTTTTCAGATCAGATGAGGAGTAAAGATTCACCCCCTCAAATGTGTAATTGTTGTTTGAACGATCCATTCCCCAGAGATAGTACAGACCATCAACCTGTATTATTCCGCCCTCAGTAGCGACAATCAGTTTTCCTTCAGTATCACGCCAGTCTCCACCTGGCTGGATCATCTCTGTTCGGGCTGAAATGATGTTAAAAATGGCGGAGCACAATAATAAAAGAGGCAGCAGATGGGGTATTTTATCAGGCCTCATCGGAATCTCCTTTAAGGATTCTGACCTGGTAATAAGATAATAGAATATCCCGGAAAAAGCTTATCTTAACAAGGGTTTTCCTCTCCTTTGGAGGAGAACCGCAGAGTTAGGCAAAGGCACTGTCCACATCAGGTACCGTATAAGCACCTCGGTAATTACAGGCACAAAAACTATAATCAGAAAAACTCAGGAATTTTTTCAGACTTGCTGTTCCATAGGAGTTCCGGACAATATTATTTCCGGAGAGGACTGTAGATTACGGGATTCGAGTTTTTTGATGAACTCCATAAACCCGTAGGGTGTAAACGGCTTTTTTATAAACCATTCATCACAGATAACATCTTTTAAATTATCCGGAACCGGATACCCGCTCATCCATACAATTTTCAGGCGTCTGTTTATCTGCTGAACCTGTTTTGTAAAGAGAGGCGGAAGCATATCAGGCATGCAGATATCAGTAAGAATAAACCAGGCCTTGTCTGCATTGGAGGAGAGCCATTCAAGCGCTGAACTGGCATTAGAGAATTCAACTGTATTGTACCTGTTGTACCGGAGCACTTCCATGCAGAAGCCGCGCATTGTCGGATCATCATCGATAATGACAATGGAGCCAAATCCGGAAAATCCCGCATCCAAACCAGATTGGGCAGATAAAAGCGGCAGTTCGATTATGAATGTGGTCCCTTCACCCGGCCTGGAGTCAACGGTAATAGTTCCTTTATGTGATTTGACAATACCGTAGACAACCGAAAGCCCCATTCCTGTCCCGCCTTTTTCTTTTTTGGTAGTGAAGAATGGATCAAATATCTTTTCCAGCATTTGCGGAGGGATACCTGTGGCATTGTCTTCTACTTCAATTTTTACCAGTTCCTTTTCCTCAACCCTGCTCAGTCGCACAATAATAGCGCCATTGGAAGTGTTTTTCTCCTTTAAAGCATCACTGGCATTTGTGCACAGGTTCAGCAGGCACTGGTGAATGCTGCCTGAATCACCCATGATGAAAAACTGCTCTTCGGGAATATCAAATACTACATTGACTGAGCTTGTAGCGTAACCGGTTACAAGCCCCTTAACTTCATCAGCTATTTCATTTAGATTGATTCTGATGAATGTTATTTCAGTGTTGCCTTTGCTGAATGAGACCAGTTTTTTAATCAGATCGTATGCTCTGTTGCTGGCATTGAGTATTGTCTCACCCATTTTTCTGCTTTTTTCATCAGTGCTTTTTCTTGTGATCAGATTGCTGTAACCGCTGATGAGGCTGAGAATATTGGTGAAATCGTGTGCCAGCCCGCCGGCAAGCTGGCCCAGAAGCTCCATCCGCTGGGCTTTTGTTATCTGCTCGTTCAAACGCTTTGTCTCGGTGATATCCACTCCTATTCCAGCCAGTCCGGCTATCTGCCCGTCAGAATCGAAAAGCGGATAGGTGTTTAATGCCACAGCTTTCCACTGGTTATCCTTTGTCTTGAAATGCACCTCCTGAAGCCTCGGATACGAGTCCACCCTTTCCGTTAGAATACTGCTTAGATCGAGGTTTGTACCAGGTGCGATCAGATCCCGGAGGCTCATTGCTTTAAGCTCATCTTCACTGTACCCTGTCTGCCTCACCATCGAGGGATTGGCGTAGATTATGTTACCGGTGACATCCAGACCCACAATAAGAGCAGGAGAGTTCTCGTAGAGAGAGCGGTAACGGCTCTGGGCAAGATAAAGCTGCTTTTCAACTTCTTTTGCTTCTGTTATATCACGTATAACTATAAGGAAGCCCGCATCTCTGTTGTCACTTGCGACAAAAGCGATATTCGCCTCTCCGATTCGTTTCAGTAAACCATTCCTCCGGCATTCTATCTCAATTTGTATCGGCTTGAAGGGGTTTTTCCTGCAATCCTGAAAAAAGTTGTTGTAGTTTTTGTTGCTGGGTCGGATAAAATCGGTAAGGTTACAGTTCAATACAGAGTCCTGCTCAAGCCCGGTGAAACGCAGAAAACCGGGATTTGTAAACCTGATTATACCCCTTTCATCACACCATATCACCGACTCCCACATATTTGACATTATATGGGAATAAAACTCCTGTAAAGACTTGATCTGAGCATACTGTGACTGTAATCTCTGATGGGCAGCTTCGATATGAGAGAGAATCTGCTTCTGTGAACCGATCCTGAATATAAACCATGATTTCAGCTTTTCAATAAGCGGTAATTGAGGATCCCAGGTAAGTTCATATATGCAGGAGTCTGAACCGTTATGTAAAGCACAGCGTAATTCCTTAAGGGTAACATTTTTATTGCATCTTTGCTCACAGAGAGAAAAAGCACAACCTTTATTATATTCGCAGAGATTCTTAGAGTATCGGGTTTTGTCATGCGGAATGAATTCTATGGTATCACTATTGATTCCGACACTTAAATCTACAGTGATACTCTTGTTTATTTGTGAAAAATGTTTATTAATGCGAGCTAAAAGAAACTTTTTGGGAGCGATTTTGAGGAGAAATAGCTGGAAATTTGAAATATACTTAGGGTGTGCGGAATTTTTTGTGTAAACTGGTATATAGTGCAGGTGTATTTAATGCTACAAATAATATAACTGTATAGTTTATGTAATTGCAATAGTGTTTCCAATAATTGGAACCCTTCCCCCATGGG
This genomic interval carries:
- a CDS encoding family 43 glycosylhydrolase gives rise to the protein MRPDKIPHLLPLLLLCSAIFNIISARTEMIQPGGDWRDTEGKLIVATEGGIIQVDGLYYLWGMDRSNNNYTFEGVNLYSSSDLKNWTFVNRILDRTSHQDLDGGAVIERAKILHNVKTGQFVMWMHFEGHNAYKTAEVAYAVSNSIGGNYQFKSHFRPMGIDSRDINVYQDDDGKAYLICTTEGNQSVSLFELDEAYTGIVREVYRGSASNDMECEGHAIIKTGGYYFWLMSWCTGWDFNDNHYFYAPSLGGPWKAGGNIATSTTHTYESQVGFAVTVRGSAVTSFLYTGDRWAVSNFSMSRVVLLPIEVNGTSLSVRWNDQWDIDVQTGEWHAGSRNFINGVYKITAKHSGMVLGTNGSAVQQQKYTGAASQLWRIQNIGASHFRISSVASGKVMDISGASREEGAKLLQYDWADAYNQKWHVLDCGGGYHRLININTLGKALEIQNESRSEGADAVLCSFSYKDNQMFRLELVDGNLVSGSTYMIENRGTGKAIGVTAGGDVALGTAVKAADQVWRAEDLFNGYFTFTINEGSHALDNTSSSENGTQIRCRTIDRCFAQQWQPVHMTGGFYKMVNRLSGKVLDNKDGSSIDGNPIIQYSDYASDNYNQQWKFVPAEAVGVNRAMRKSEWRQSEVIIYDLRGRVAGKGLKKPVNRGGFVPGVYLVELEKGKKILGCRVFMK
- a CDS encoding PAS domain S-box protein, producing the protein MSNMWESVIWCDERGIIRFTNPGFLRFTGLEQDSVLNCNLTDFIRPSNKNYNNFFQDCRKNPFKPIQIEIECRRNGLLKRIGEANIAFVASDNRDAGFLIVIRDITEAKEVEKQLYLAQSRYRSLYENSPALIVGLDVTGNIIYANPSMVRQTGYSEDELKAMSLRDLIAPGTNLDLSSILTERVDSYPRLQEVHFKTKDNQWKAVALNTYPLFDSDGQIAGLAGIGVDITETKRLNEQITKAQRMELLGQLAGGLAHDFTNILSLISGYSNLITRKSTDEKSRKMGETILNASNRAYDLIKKLVSFSKGNTEITFIRINLNEIADEVKGLVTGYATSSVNVVFDIPEEQFFIMGDSGSIHQCLLNLCTNASDALKEKNTSNGAIIVRLSRVEEKELVKIEVEDNATGIPPQMLEKIFDPFFTTKKEKGGTGMGLSVVYGIVKSHKGTITVDSRPGEGTTFIIELPLLSAQSGLDAGFSGFGSIVIIDDDPTMRGFCMEVLRYNRYNTVEFSNASSALEWLSSNADKAWFILTDICMPDMLPPLFTKQVQQINRRLKIVWMSGYPVPDNLKDVICDEWFIKKPFTPYGFMEFIKKLESRNLQSSPEIILSGTPMEQQV